From one Mycolicibacterium sp. HK-90 genomic stretch:
- a CDS encoding GntR family transcriptional regulator, which translates to MPPRTATRRTAASDSAAGARSDFVRPKTAQQAVAEALRRDITSGKLAPGSWIVQETLAEQFGMSRIPIREALKTLEAEEYITYVPHSGYRVAQLGLDELVEVFRIRDILEAELIRDAMPSVTDELIDAMREQMAVMDRAAASGDLIAVGLANRQFHFLTFEASRMARTKRIVTQLWNTADAYRPMYAHLMDLDQVNSEHVLLVEAMAARDIDRVVTLNHQHRMHAIDHLHTVFGHPESDE; encoded by the coding sequence ATGCCACCGCGAACAGCCACCCGGCGTACAGCCGCATCCGACTCCGCCGCTGGAGCGCGCTCGGACTTCGTTCGGCCCAAGACGGCTCAGCAGGCGGTGGCCGAGGCGCTGCGTCGGGACATCACGAGTGGGAAGCTCGCGCCCGGCAGCTGGATCGTGCAGGAGACCCTGGCCGAGCAATTCGGCATGTCCCGTATTCCGATTCGTGAGGCGCTGAAAACGCTTGAGGCCGAGGAATACATCACCTACGTGCCGCACAGCGGCTATCGCGTCGCTCAACTGGGCCTCGACGAACTCGTCGAGGTGTTCCGGATCCGCGACATCCTTGAGGCTGAACTCATCCGCGATGCCATGCCGTCCGTCACCGACGAACTCATCGACGCGATGCGTGAGCAGATGGCCGTGATGGATCGTGCGGCCGCCAGCGGTGACCTGATCGCAGTGGGTCTGGCCAATCGGCAGTTTCATTTCCTGACCTTCGAGGCCAGCCGAATGGCGCGCACCAAGCGCATCGTCACCCAGCTGTGGAACACCGCCGATGCCTATCGTCCGATGTATGCGCATCTGATGGATCTGGACCAGGTCAACAGTGAGCATGTGCTACTGGTCGAGGCGATGGCCGCACGCGACATCGACCGGGTGGTCACCTTGAACCATCAGCACCGGATGCACGCCATCGATCATCTGCACACGGTGTTCGGCCATCCGGAATCCGACGAGTGA
- a CDS encoding PucR family transcriptional regulator encodes MIPTVRDVLGLSVVQAGEPEVLSAQQLDRPVRWVHVSDMPDLAGLLQGGELVLTTGAALRDAPADYLRRMQRAGVVGVVVELGTRIDSLPASVGEMAQTLGLALVVLHRETKFVEVTEAVHRLIVADQYEELEFAHRTHQTFTELSMKRPSMADIVRAAAEMIDESVVLEDLSRQVLAIAPRNEPATTVLTDWQRRSRAMTEPWAATAVGPRAEEWGRLIVPHAPAAPAKTKMVLERAAQALALHRMAERGRSGLEHQAQSGLIDDVLGGRIADDRDADARALALGLRATGPYLPATVRVGAAPERLDPVSTQRRNIRILDAITHTVKSQGHSAICSVRRDGEIGLVLALNTRRGLGADATLTRLADGWREAIARGGDTDKVVIAVGAGAGGFADAVHGLREAAHVAEVAASMPDQRRPFVRASDVRLRGLITLLLDDPRVQTFAETELKALLLHDAAQGSDDVAVLRGYLQLAGNKSALAKQLHMSRPALYSRLASIERRLGVNLDDGESMTSLHVALLVLDAQRSTDPAAR; translated from the coding sequence ATGATCCCGACCGTGCGTGACGTCCTCGGTCTGTCGGTGGTGCAGGCCGGAGAACCCGAGGTGCTCAGCGCACAGCAACTGGACCGCCCGGTGCGCTGGGTTCACGTCAGCGACATGCCCGACCTGGCCGGACTGCTGCAGGGCGGCGAGCTGGTCCTCACCACGGGTGCCGCACTCCGCGATGCGCCCGCTGACTACCTGCGACGGATGCAGCGAGCCGGGGTTGTCGGGGTGGTGGTCGAACTGGGCACCCGCATCGACTCGCTACCGGCCAGTGTCGGCGAGATGGCTCAAACTCTCGGCCTGGCGCTCGTGGTGCTGCACCGGGAAACGAAGTTCGTCGAGGTCACCGAGGCGGTGCACCGGCTCATCGTCGCCGACCAGTACGAGGAGCTCGAGTTCGCCCACCGCACCCACCAGACCTTCACCGAGCTCAGCATGAAACGCCCGTCGATGGCCGACATCGTGCGCGCCGCCGCCGAGATGATCGACGAATCGGTGGTGCTGGAAGACCTGTCCCGTCAGGTGCTGGCGATCGCACCCCGCAATGAACCGGCCACCACCGTGCTCACCGACTGGCAACGCCGCTCCCGGGCCATGACCGAGCCGTGGGCCGCCACCGCCGTCGGCCCCAGGGCCGAGGAGTGGGGCCGGCTGATCGTCCCGCACGCCCCGGCTGCCCCGGCCAAGACCAAGATGGTGCTGGAACGGGCGGCCCAGGCGCTGGCCCTGCACCGGATGGCCGAGCGCGGCCGGTCCGGTCTCGAACACCAGGCTCAGAGCGGCTTGATCGACGACGTCCTGGGTGGGCGGATCGCCGACGACCGCGACGCCGACGCCCGCGCCCTTGCCCTCGGGTTGCGCGCCACCGGGCCCTACCTGCCGGCCACCGTCCGGGTGGGCGCGGCTCCGGAACGGCTCGACCCGGTCAGCACGCAACGCCGCAACATCCGGATCCTCGACGCGATCACCCACACGGTGAAATCCCAAGGGCACAGCGCGATCTGCTCGGTCCGGCGCGACGGCGAGATCGGTTTGGTGCTGGCGCTGAACACCCGGCGCGGGTTGGGCGCCGACGCCACCCTGACGCGTCTGGCCGACGGCTGGCGCGAGGCCATCGCCCGTGGTGGCGACACCGACAAGGTGGTCATCGCCGTGGGTGCCGGCGCCGGCGGCTTCGCCGACGCCGTGCACGGCCTGCGCGAGGCCGCCCACGTCGCGGAGGTCGCGGCGTCGATGCCGGATCAGCGGCGTCCGTTCGTGCGAGCCTCCGACGTCCGGCTGCGCGGCCTGATCACGCTGCTGCTCGACGATCCCCGGGTCCAGACGTTCGCCGAAACCGAACTCAAGGCCCTGCTGCTCCACGATGCCGCCCAGGGCAGCGACGACGTGGCCGTACTGCGGGGTTACCTGCAACTCGCCGGCAACAAGTCCGCGCTGGCCAAACAACTGCACATGAGCCGCCCGGCGCTGTACAGCCGGCTGGCCTCGATCGAACGCCGCCTCGGCGTCAACCTCGACGACGGCGAATCGATGACCTCCCTGCACGTGGCCCTGCTGGTGCTCGACGCGCAGCGCAGCACCGATCCGGCCGCCCGTTAG
- a CDS encoding arginase family protein — MTSVELIGVPFDGYGRRGNQARAAQALRDAGLLNAFGDERVVRADDLDLPGPDPRRGPSTGLINEPALLAMTTSLHDRVRNALVAERFPVVYGGDCSTLLGIATGLRDYVEDVGLVFVDGHEDTMPLDVSEDGEAANTEIGLLLGLTGRTLTGPLARQLPALPRELLVVLGTRDDSWRRKFNVGTLADCGVWLAPLAEVARNPAAVGRRAMGHLMRNAERWWLHIDFDVLDPAEFPAQGLPDVPDEPGGLTWSQLTELVLSLRSTATQCVGCSIAIYDPDQDPSLAGAGQVVEFARAALAQ; from the coding sequence ATGACCTCCGTCGAGCTGATCGGGGTGCCTTTCGACGGTTACGGACGCCGCGGCAACCAAGCGCGGGCCGCGCAGGCGCTACGGGACGCGGGATTGCTCAACGCTTTTGGCGACGAACGCGTGGTCCGGGCCGACGATCTTGACCTGCCGGGCCCCGATCCCCGGCGTGGACCGTCGACGGGCTTGATCAACGAGCCGGCATTACTCGCCATGACGACATCACTCCATGACAGAGTTCGCAATGCATTGGTGGCCGAACGATTCCCGGTCGTGTACGGCGGTGACTGTTCCACCCTGCTGGGCATCGCCACCGGGCTGCGCGACTACGTCGAAGACGTCGGTTTGGTCTTCGTCGACGGCCACGAGGACACGATGCCGCTGGACGTATCCGAGGACGGGGAGGCGGCGAACACAGAGATCGGATTGCTCCTTGGGCTGACGGGGCGGACGCTCACCGGGCCGCTGGCTCGACAGCTGCCTGCGCTGCCGCGTGAGCTGCTGGTGGTGCTGGGCACCCGCGACGACAGCTGGCGCAGGAAGTTCAACGTCGGCACCCTCGCCGACTGCGGCGTGTGGCTGGCGCCGCTGGCCGAGGTGGCGCGCAATCCGGCCGCCGTCGGTCGTCGGGCCATGGGTCACCTGATGCGCAATGCGGAGCGCTGGTGGCTGCACATCGACTTCGACGTGCTGGACCCGGCCGAGTTTCCGGCCCAGGGACTGCCCGATGTGCCCGACGAGCCGGGCGGTCTGACCTGGAGTCAGCTCACCGAATTGGTCCTGAGCTTGCGCAGTACCGCCACGCAGTGCGTCGGGTGCAGCATCGCGATCTATGACCCTGACCAGGATCCGTCATTGGCGGGCGCCGGTCAGGTCGTCGAATTTGCGAGGGCTGCGCTGGCGCAGTAG
- a CDS encoding RidA family protein — translation MTPRERLASLGIELPVPAKPKGAYFPSRRCGNQLWISGTTARRPGDPGAVGVVGDDVTIAQAKAQARLAALNLVAALDAASGLDAVIALVHLRGYVRATSDFDAHPGVIDGASELFLEVFGEGCGAHARTAIGVASLPGGACVELELVATVRD, via the coding sequence GTGACACCGCGGGAGCGCTTGGCTTCGTTGGGGATCGAGCTGCCGGTGCCCGCGAAGCCGAAAGGCGCCTATTTCCCGAGCCGTCGTTGTGGCAACCAATTGTGGATTTCGGGAACGACCGCGCGGCGCCCGGGTGATCCGGGCGCGGTGGGGGTGGTCGGCGATGATGTCACCATCGCGCAGGCGAAGGCTCAGGCCCGACTGGCGGCCCTCAACCTCGTGGCGGCGCTCGATGCCGCCTCCGGCCTGGATGCGGTCATCGCATTGGTTCATTTGCGCGGATATGTGCGCGCCACTTCCGATTTCGATGCCCACCCGGGCGTGATCGACGGAGCGTCGGAGCTGTTTCTCGAGGTGTTCGGCGAAGGGTGCGGCGCCCACGCCCGCACGGCGATCGGCGTCGCCTCGTTGCCCGGGGGAGCGTGCGTGGAACTCGAACTCGTTGCCACTGTGCGCGATTGA
- a CDS encoding HAD-IIA family hydrolase — protein MRPPAQCWLTDMDGVLVREEHALPGAAEFLQTLADEQRPFLVLTNNSIFTPRDLAARLARSGLIVPEASIWTSALATAAFLADQQPGGSAYVIGEAGLTTALHEAGYTLTDIAPDYVVLGETRTYSFEAITKAIRLILGGARFIATNPDVTGPSAEGPLPATGSVAAMITKATGRDPYFVGKPNPMMFRSALNRIEAHSENTVMVGDRMDTDVVAGIEAGLETILVLTGSTSVADIERYPFRPSRVLPSIAEAIELI, from the coding sequence GTGCGTCCACCTGCCCAGTGCTGGCTAACCGACATGGACGGCGTCCTGGTGCGCGAAGAACATGCGCTGCCGGGCGCCGCCGAATTCCTGCAGACCCTGGCCGACGAACAACGGCCGTTCCTGGTGCTGACCAACAACTCGATCTTCACCCCGCGCGACCTGGCCGCCCGCCTCGCGCGTTCCGGGCTGATCGTGCCCGAGGCGTCTATCTGGACCTCGGCCCTGGCCACCGCGGCGTTCCTCGCCGACCAGCAACCGGGCGGCTCGGCCTATGTGATCGGTGAGGCCGGGCTGACCACCGCGCTGCACGAGGCCGGCTACACCTTGACCGACATCGCTCCGGACTACGTGGTGCTGGGGGAGACCCGGACGTACTCGTTCGAGGCGATCACCAAGGCCATCCGGCTGATCCTGGGCGGTGCCCGGTTCATCGCCACGAATCCCGACGTCACCGGTCCGTCGGCGGAGGGTCCGCTGCCCGCGACCGGCTCGGTGGCCGCGATGATCACCAAGGCCACCGGCCGCGATCCCTACTTCGTCGGCAAGCCCAATCCGATGATGTTCCGCAGCGCGCTCAACCGCATCGAGGCGCATTCGGAGAACACCGTGATGGTCGGGGACCGGATGGACACCGATGTGGTGGCCGGGATCGAGGCCGGGCTGGAAACCATTCTGGTGCTGACCGGCTCGACGTCGGTCGCCGATATCGAGCGCTACCCGTTCCGGCCGAGCCGGGTGCTGCCCTCGATCGCCGAAGCAATCGAACTGATCTGA
- a CDS encoding CoA-acylating methylmalonate-semialdehyde dehydrogenase: protein MSNVIQHWRDGKVFAGASTATAPVTNPATGAVTGEVALASVDDARAVIDAAVAAFPAWRDTSLAKRTSVLFAFRELLNARKEELAALITAEHGKVLSDALGEVSRGLEVVEFACGIPNLLKGGFTENASTNVDVHSVLQPLGPVGIISPFNFPAMVPMWFFPIAIAAGNTVVLKPSEKDPSSSLWMARLWAEAGLPDGVFNVLQGDKTAVDELLTNPKIKAISFVGSTPIAQYVYATATAAGKRVQALGGAKNHAVILPDADLDLAADAMVNAGFGSAGERCMAISAAVAVGPIADELVAKIAERASTIKTGDGTKDSDMGPLVTKVHRDKVASYIDAGESDGAKVVVDGRTVIANGGADGFWLGPTLLDNVTPEMSVYTDEIFGPVLSVLRVETYDEALALINNNPYGNGTAIFTNDGGAARRFQNEVEVGMVGINVPIPVPMSYFSFGGWKASLFGDSHAHGAEGVHFFTRTKAITTRWLDPSHGGINLGFPENK from the coding sequence ATGAGCAATGTCATCCAGCACTGGCGCGACGGCAAGGTCTTTGCCGGCGCTTCGACCGCCACCGCCCCGGTCACCAATCCGGCGACGGGCGCGGTCACCGGTGAGGTCGCCCTGGCCAGCGTGGATGACGCGCGTGCGGTGATCGACGCCGCCGTGGCCGCATTCCCGGCCTGGCGCGATACGTCGCTGGCCAAGCGCACCTCGGTGCTGTTCGCGTTCCGCGAGCTGCTCAACGCCCGCAAGGAGGAGCTGGCCGCGCTCATCACCGCCGAGCACGGCAAGGTGCTCTCCGATGCCCTCGGCGAGGTGAGCCGGGGCCTGGAGGTCGTCGAATTCGCCTGCGGCATCCCGAATCTGCTCAAGGGCGGGTTCACCGAGAACGCCTCGACCAACGTCGACGTGCACTCCGTACTGCAGCCGCTGGGGCCGGTCGGCATCATCTCGCCGTTCAACTTCCCCGCGATGGTGCCGATGTGGTTCTTCCCGATCGCCATCGCCGCGGGCAACACCGTGGTGCTAAAGCCGTCCGAGAAGGATCCCTCGTCCTCGCTGTGGATGGCCCGGCTGTGGGCCGAGGCCGGTCTGCCCGACGGCGTGTTCAACGTGCTGCAGGGTGACAAGACCGCGGTCGACGAGCTGCTGACCAACCCGAAGATCAAGGCGATCTCCTTCGTCGGGTCCACCCCGATCGCCCAGTACGTCTACGCCACCGCCACCGCCGCGGGCAAGCGTGTGCAGGCACTGGGCGGGGCCAAGAATCACGCGGTGATCCTGCCCGACGCCGATCTGGACCTGGCCGCCGACGCGATGGTCAACGCCGGCTTCGGATCCGCGGGTGAGCGCTGCATGGCCATCTCGGCCGCCGTGGCCGTCGGCCCGATCGCCGACGAGTTGGTGGCCAAGATCGCCGAGCGTGCCTCCACCATCAAAACCGGTGACGGAACCAAGGATTCGGACATGGGGCCGCTGGTCACCAAGGTGCACCGCGACAAGGTGGCCTCCTACATCGACGCCGGCGAGTCCGATGGTGCCAAGGTCGTCGTCGACGGCCGCACCGTCATCGCCAACGGCGGGGCCGACGGATTCTGGCTGGGCCCAACCCTGCTCGACAATGTCACCCCCGAGATGAGCGTCTACACCGACGAGATCTTCGGACCGGTGCTGTCGGTGCTGCGCGTGGAGACCTACGACGAGGCTCTTGCGTTGATCAACAACAACCCCTACGGCAATGGCACCGCGATCTTCACCAACGACGGCGGCGCGGCGCGACGTTTCCAGAACGAGGTCGAGGTCGGCATGGTCGGCATCAACGTGCCGATCCCGGTTCCGATGTCCTACTTCAGCTTTGGCGGCTGGAAGGCATCGCTGTTCGGTGACAGCCACGCACACGGTGCCGAAGGCGTGCACTTCTTCACCCGCACCAAGGCCATCACCACCCGCTGGCTGGACCCCAGCCATGGTGGGATCAACCTCGGCTTCCCCGAGAACAAGTGA
- a CDS encoding aspartate aminotransferase family protein, with product MTVTQESAVLPNGLTVEAAKAEAARAYELDRAHVFHSWSAQEEISPMTITAAQGSYVWDGDGNRLLDFSCQLVNTNIGHQHPKVVAAIAEQAAKLCTVAPQYANSARSEAARLIAERTPGELNKVFFTNGGADAVEHAVRMARLHTGRYKVLSRYRAYHGGTDTAINLTGDPRRWPNDRGNAGIVHFNGPFLYRSSFHAETEEQESQRALEYLDKLIQMEGPTTIAAIILESIPGTAGIMVPPPGYMAGVREICDRYGIVFIADEVMAGFGRSGKWFSIDHFDVVPDLLTFAKGVNSGYVPLGGVAISPAIYETFAHRPYPGGLTYSGHPLATAAAVATINAMADEGMVENAATIGAEVLAPGLAELAAKHRSVGEVRGAGVFWAVELVADQETREPLAPYGGSSPAMNAVVGACKANGLLPFANFNRIHVVPPCNVTAEEAREGLAILDSALDVADQHTN from the coding sequence ATGACTGTGACTCAAGAGTCCGCCGTGCTGCCCAACGGGTTGACCGTCGAGGCGGCCAAGGCCGAGGCCGCGCGGGCCTATGAACTCGACCGCGCACACGTGTTCCACTCCTGGTCGGCCCAGGAGGAGATCTCGCCGATGACCATCACCGCCGCCCAGGGCTCGTACGTCTGGGACGGTGACGGCAACCGGCTGCTGGACTTCTCCTGCCAGCTGGTCAACACCAACATCGGACATCAGCACCCGAAAGTTGTTGCCGCCATTGCCGAGCAGGCCGCCAAGCTGTGCACGGTGGCCCCGCAGTACGCCAACTCGGCGCGCTCGGAGGCGGCCCGGCTGATCGCCGAGCGCACGCCCGGCGAGCTGAACAAGGTGTTCTTCACCAACGGTGGTGCCGACGCGGTCGAGCACGCGGTCCGCATGGCTCGTCTGCACACCGGCCGCTACAAGGTGCTGTCGCGGTACCGCGCCTACCACGGTGGCACCGACACCGCGATCAACCTGACCGGTGACCCGCGGCGCTGGCCCAACGACCGCGGCAACGCCGGCATCGTGCACTTCAACGGGCCGTTTCTGTATCGCTCGTCGTTCCACGCCGAGACCGAGGAGCAGGAATCCCAGCGCGCGCTGGAGTACCTCGACAAGCTGATCCAGATGGAGGGTCCGACCACCATCGCCGCGATCATCCTGGAGTCGATTCCGGGTACCGCCGGCATCATGGTGCCCCCGCCCGGATACATGGCCGGGGTGCGGGAGATCTGCGACCGCTACGGCATCGTGTTCATCGCCGACGAGGTGATGGCGGGATTCGGGCGTAGCGGAAAGTGGTTCTCCATCGACCACTTCGACGTGGTGCCCGATCTGCTCACCTTCGCCAAGGGCGTGAATTCCGGATACGTGCCGCTCGGTGGCGTGGCGATCAGCCCGGCCATCTACGAGACGTTCGCGCATCGCCCCTACCCGGGCGGCCTGACGTACTCGGGGCATCCGCTGGCCACCGCGGCCGCCGTCGCGACCATCAATGCGATGGCCGACGAAGGCATGGTGGAGAACGCGGCCACGATCGGTGCCGAGGTGCTGGCACCGGGTCTGGCCGAGTTGGCCGCCAAACACCGCAGCGTCGGTGAGGTGCGCGGCGCCGGCGTGTTCTGGGCGGTCGAACTGGTCGCCGACCAGGAAACCCGGGAGCCGTTGGCGCCCTACGGTGGCTCCAGCCCGGCGATGAACGCCGTGGTCGGTGCCTGCAAGGCCAACGGCCTGCTGCCGTTCGCCAACTTCAACCGCATCCACGTGGTGCCGCCGTGCAACGTGACCGCAGAGGAGGCGCGCGAGGGTCTGGCGATCCTGGACTCCGCGCTCGACGTCGCCGATCAGCACACCAACTGA